One window of Cellulomonas shaoxiangyii genomic DNA carries:
- the ybaK gene encoding Cys-tRNA(Pro) deacylase — protein sequence MPRKDARPTGTPALAALAAAGVAHTPRTYAHDPSSGLGYGLEAAHALGVAPEQVFKTLVADVEGRLTVAVVPVTGRLDLKALAQAVGAKRAVMAEPHAAERATGYVVGGISPLGQRTRLPTVVDETVWLFDTVLVSGGRRGLDVELAPDDLVRLTAAVVAAVATD from the coding sequence GTGCCCCGCAAGGACGCCCGCCCGACGGGCACCCCCGCCCTCGCCGCCCTCGCCGCGGCCGGTGTCGCCCACACCCCCCGCACCTACGCGCACGACCCGTCGTCCGGCCTCGGCTACGGGCTCGAGGCCGCGCACGCGCTGGGCGTGGCGCCCGAGCAGGTCTTCAAGACGCTCGTCGCCGACGTCGAGGGCCGCCTCACGGTCGCCGTGGTCCCGGTGACCGGCCGGCTCGACCTCAAGGCGCTCGCTCAGGCCGTCGGCGCCAAGCGGGCCGTCATGGCGGAGCCGCACGCCGCGGAGCGCGCCACCGGCTACGTCGTCGGCGGCATCTCACCGCTGGGCCAGCGCACGCGCCTGCCGACGGTCGTGGACGAGACGGTGTGGCTGTTCGACACGGTGCTCGTCTCGGGCGGGCGGCGCGGGCTCGACGTGGAGCTGGCACCCGACGACCTCGTGCGGCTCACCGCCGCGGTCGTCGCGGCGGTCGCCACGGACTGA
- a CDS encoding aminoglycoside 3'-phosphotransferase produces MPEQYVPAAEVPTGPVEVPAAVARIAGAAPVVPVWVNELGGLTFRVGRDRYVKWVAAGTRGLDLAAEAERLAWAAPFTSVPRVLASGADDAGSWLVTAALDGRSAVDPYWLARPVEAATAIGRGLRALHDALPVGSCPYAWSVRDRLGRALENLDAGDTPASWAPEHRAMTAAEARYRLTDPPDADVLVVCHADACAPNTLLADDGSVTGHVDLGRLGVADRWADLAVAAWSVDWNHGPGYDHHVYAGYGVEPDPERIAYYRLLWDAS; encoded by the coding sequence GTGCCCGAGCAGTACGTCCCCGCCGCCGAGGTCCCCACCGGCCCCGTCGAGGTGCCCGCGGCCGTCGCCCGGATCGCCGGCGCGGCTCCCGTGGTGCCGGTGTGGGTCAACGAGCTCGGCGGGCTGACGTTCCGCGTGGGCCGCGACCGGTACGTCAAGTGGGTGGCCGCCGGCACGCGCGGCCTCGACCTGGCCGCCGAGGCCGAGCGCCTCGCGTGGGCCGCGCCGTTCACGTCCGTCCCCCGCGTGCTCGCGAGCGGCGCCGACGACGCCGGCTCGTGGCTCGTCACCGCCGCCCTCGACGGGCGCAGCGCCGTGGACCCGTACTGGCTCGCCCGGCCGGTCGAGGCGGCCACCGCGATCGGCCGCGGGCTGCGTGCGCTCCACGACGCCCTGCCCGTGGGCTCCTGCCCGTACGCGTGGTCGGTGCGGGACCGGCTCGGGCGCGCCCTGGAGAACCTCGACGCGGGCGACACGCCCGCGTCGTGGGCGCCGGAGCACCGGGCGATGACCGCCGCCGAGGCGCGGTACCGGCTCACCGACCCGCCCGACGCCGACGTGCTCGTGGTGTGCCACGCCGACGCGTGCGCACCCAACACGCTCCTCGCCGACGACGGCTCGGTCACGGGTCACGTCGACCTCGGCCGGCTGGGCGTCGCCGACCGGTGGGCGGACCTCGCGGTCGCCGCGTGGAGCGTCGACTGGAACCACGGCCCCGGGTACGACCACCACGTCTACGCCGGGTACGGCGTCGAGCCGGACCCCGAGCGCATCGCCTACTACCGCCTGCTGTGGGACGCCTCCTGA
- a CDS encoding YidH family protein, translating to MDAPAPRPARRRFPALVYATGGEPDARFSLANERTFLAWARTALALLAGGVALEALDPPVEPRLRLAAAVLLVALGTLAPVLAWVGWARAERAMRRSEPLPAPSAFGLLVVGVAVAGLLVLVGLVLA from the coding sequence ATGGACGCCCCCGCGCCCCGCCCCGCCCGCCGCCGCTTCCCGGCCTTGGTGTACGCCACCGGCGGCGAGCCCGACGCCCGCTTCTCGCTCGCGAACGAGCGCACGTTCCTCGCGTGGGCCCGCACCGCCCTCGCGTTGCTGGCCGGCGGCGTCGCGCTCGAGGCGCTCGACCCGCCGGTCGAGCCGCGGCTGCGACTCGCCGCCGCGGTGCTGCTCGTCGCGCTCGGCACGCTCGCGCCCGTGCTCGCCTGGGTCGGCTGGGCGCGGGCCGAGCGGGCGATGCGCCGGTCGGAGCCGCTGCCCGCGCCGTCGGCGTTCGGGCTGCTGGTCGTCGGGGTGGCCGTCGCCGGGCTGCTCGTGCTGGTCGGGCTGGTGCTCGCGTGA
- a CDS encoding YggS family pyridoxal phosphate-dependent enzyme: MEPQDDPQERARHVAARLAALRDRVARAATAAGRPVDDVRVLLASKTMDAVTVRAALAADAAARAAGSGTAPVLLGENRVQELVAKAPVLADAAPVWHVIGPLQSNKVNAALRWAAAVQSVADDDLALRLSARVRERDVPLDVWVQVNVSGEPTKHGARPQDARDLAARVAALPGLRLAGFMTVGARGPDEDRVRAGYALLRAVRDDVVASGAPGTGDARGLSMGMSGDLELAVAEGASVVRIGTAVFGSRPATGGEPPGGGTPAR, translated from the coding sequence GTGGAGCCGCAGGACGACCCCCAGGAGCGCGCCCGGCACGTGGCCGCGCGCCTCGCCGCGCTGCGCGACCGCGTCGCCCGGGCCGCCACCGCCGCGGGGCGCCCGGTCGACGACGTCCGGGTGCTGCTGGCCAGCAAGACCATGGACGCGGTGACGGTGCGCGCGGCGCTCGCGGCCGACGCCGCGGCACGTGCGGCGGGGTCCGGCACCGCGCCCGTGCTGCTCGGCGAGAACCGCGTCCAGGAGCTCGTGGCCAAGGCGCCCGTGCTCGCCGACGCCGCGCCGGTGTGGCACGTCATCGGCCCGCTGCAGTCCAACAAGGTGAACGCCGCCCTGCGGTGGGCCGCGGCGGTCCAGTCCGTGGCGGACGACGACCTCGCGCTGCGGCTGAGCGCGCGCGTGCGCGAGCGCGACGTCCCGCTGGACGTCTGGGTGCAGGTCAACGTGTCCGGGGAGCCGACCAAGCACGGTGCCCGGCCGCAGGATGCGCGCGACCTCGCCGCCCGGGTCGCCGCCCTGCCCGGGCTGCGCCTCGCCGGGTTCATGACCGTGGGCGCCCGCGGGCCGGACGAGGACCGGGTCCGCGCGGGCTACGCGCTGCTGCGCGCCGTCCGGGACGACGTGGTGGCGTCCGGTGCGCCCGGCACCGGCGACGCGCGCGGCCTGTCCATGGGGATGAGCGGGGACCTGGAGCTCGCGGTCGCCGAGGGGGCGAGCGTGGTGCGCATCGGCACCGCGGTGTTCGGGTCGCGTCCGGCGACCGGCGGGGAGCCGCCGGGCGGCGGCACGCCCGCGCGGTAG
- a CDS encoding type II toxin-antitoxin system Phd/YefM family antitoxin — translation MTTTMNVQDAKARLSDLIARAEDGEDVVIARAGRPVVRLVPVQPPRRRFGVMRLEVPASFDAPLDEDELAAWE, via the coding sequence GTGACCACCACGATGAACGTGCAGGACGCCAAGGCGCGCCTGTCGGACCTCATCGCCCGGGCGGAGGACGGCGAGGACGTCGTCATCGCGCGCGCGGGCCGCCCGGTGGTGCGCCTCGTGCCGGTACAGCCGCCACGGCGGCGCTTCGGCGTCATGCGGCTCGAGGTGCCCGCGTCCTTCGACGCACCGCTGGACGAGGACGAGCTGGCGGCCTGGGAGTGA
- a CDS encoding YqgE/AlgH family protein, translating to MDGSAGRLLVATPGLRDPSFRRAVVLVLEHSSGGALGVVLDRPLDVEVAAVLPEWHPHVSAPGVLFGGGPVGRDAALALAGLPVTTTPPPGVRPLTPGLGLVDLDAPPEVVAQGVRGLRVFVGYAGWSAGQLDDEIHAKGWIVVDAMPDDPFALDPGTLWRRVLRRQPDEVALLWTAPDDPALN from the coding sequence ATGGACGGCTCGGCGGGACGACTGCTCGTGGCGACGCCGGGTCTGCGCGACCCGAGCTTCCGGCGCGCGGTCGTGCTCGTGCTGGAGCACAGCTCGGGCGGCGCGCTCGGCGTCGTGCTCGACCGGCCGCTCGACGTGGAAGTCGCCGCGGTGCTGCCGGAGTGGCACCCGCACGTGAGCGCCCCCGGCGTGCTGTTCGGCGGCGGCCCGGTGGGCCGCGACGCGGCGCTGGCCCTCGCGGGCCTGCCCGTGACCACCACCCCACCGCCGGGCGTGCGCCCGCTGACGCCGGGCCTGGGCCTGGTCGACCTGGACGCGCCGCCCGAGGTGGTGGCGCAGGGCGTGCGCGGGCTGCGCGTGTTCGTGGGGTACGCCGGCTGGTCGGCCGGGCAGCTGGACGACGAGATCCACGCGAAGGGCTGGATCGTCGTCGACGCGATGCCCGACGACCCGTTCGCGCTCGACCCGGGCACGCTGTGGCGGCGCGTGCTGCGCCGCCAGCCGGACGAGGTCGCGTTGCTCTGGACGGCGCCCGACGACCCCGCGCTGAACTGA
- a CDS encoding type II toxin-antitoxin system VapC family toxin — MRYLLDTHVLLWLLGDAERVPEPVRADLADPGVTLLVSAASALEVATKQRLGRLDVGDLVDVWARRVAEIGGTELPVGADHALLAGRLGWDHRDPFDRLLVAQAVVENATLVTVDARVRAYGRAAVLTW, encoded by the coding sequence GTGAGGTACCTGCTCGACACGCACGTCCTGCTGTGGCTGCTGGGTGACGCCGAGCGGGTGCCGGAGCCGGTCCGTGCCGACCTCGCCGACCCCGGCGTCACCCTGCTCGTCTCGGCGGCCTCCGCGCTCGAGGTGGCCACGAAGCAGCGGCTCGGGAGGCTCGACGTCGGCGACCTCGTCGACGTCTGGGCGCGCCGGGTGGCGGAGATCGGCGGCACCGAGCTGCCCGTCGGTGCCGACCACGCGCTGCTGGCCGGGCGGCTGGGGTGGGACCACCGCGACCCGTTCGACCGCCTGCTGGTCGCGCAGGCCGTCGTCGAGAACGCCACCCTCGTGACGGTCGACGCGCGGGTGCGCGCCTACGGTCGCGCCGCCGTGCTGACGTGGTGA
- a CDS encoding VIT1/CCC1 transporter family protein: MPRTGRTHVPPAGRTPSGAPSASGLNRLRAAVLGANDGIVSIAATVVGVAGAESTPRTIGLAGGAALVAGALSMAAGEYVSVSSQRDAERVAASEGRPFAGATDETAFTNPWQAALSSLVAFTVGGLLPLLVVLAPWPVAARVPVTFGAVVVALVLLGWASSRFTHASTARSVLRNVVGGSVAMGVTYGIGAAVGVAL, translated from the coding sequence ATGCCCCGCACCGGCCGCACCCACGTGCCGCCCGCCGGCCGCACGCCGTCCGGCGCACCGTCGGCGAGCGGCCTGAACCGGCTGCGCGCCGCGGTGCTCGGCGCCAACGACGGCATCGTCTCGATCGCCGCCACGGTCGTGGGTGTCGCCGGGGCGGAGAGCACGCCCCGCACGATCGGCCTCGCCGGCGGCGCCGCGCTGGTCGCCGGTGCCCTGTCGATGGCCGCCGGCGAGTACGTGTCGGTGAGCAGCCAGCGCGACGCGGAGCGCGTCGCCGCGTCCGAGGGGCGGCCGTTCGCGGGTGCGACCGACGAGACCGCGTTCACGAACCCGTGGCAGGCGGCCCTCTCGTCGTTGGTCGCGTTCACCGTCGGCGGGCTGCTGCCCCTGCTCGTCGTGCTCGCGCCGTGGCCCGTCGCGGCCCGGGTGCCCGTCACGTTCGGGGCCGTCGTGGTCGCGCTCGTGCTGCTGGGGTGGGCGTCGTCGCGGTTCACGCACGCGTCCACCGCGCGGTCCGTCCTGCGCAACGTGGTCGGGGGCTCGGTCGCCATGGGCGTCACCTACGGGATCGGGGCGGCGGTCGGCGTCGCGCTCTGA
- a CDS encoding DEAD/DEAH box helicase has translation MPDAPTLTARLPRGEAAHDPDALYEAFTGWAADQGLRLYPHQEEALLELVSDAHVILSTPTGSGKSLAAVAAHAVALAQGRRSFYTAPIKALVSEKFFALVEVFGSENVGMMTGDTAVNAHAPIVCCTAEILANLALRDGPDTDAGLVVMDEFHYYADPQRGWAWQVPLLELPRTQFLLMSATLGDVTFFEEDLRRRTGREVAVVANAERPVPLTFSYVVEPLHELLDELVQTQRAPVYVVHFTQKEAVERAQSLMSTTLASRAQRDAIAAELGGFRFGPGFGRTLSRLLRHGVGVHHAGMLPKYRRVVERLTQKGLLPVVCGTDTLGVGINVPIRTVVLTSLVKYDGTRMRHLSAREFHQIAGRAGRAGFDTVGEVVVMAPEHVIENRKALLKAGDDPKKQRKIVRKQAPAGHVNWTDKTYERLRDAPPEPLTSSFHVSHAMVLHVLQRGRDGRADPIAVMTHLLTENHEPEGARARHVRRAVDVYRSLRAGGVVERPWVDDPSAPKGRRRTVQLVADLPATFALDQALSPFAYAALDLLDPADPGYAHDVVSVIEATLDDPRQVLAAQENRARGEAVAAMKADGLEYDERMALLEGVTYPRPLAELLEATFATYRRTNPWVADLTLSPKSVVRDMHERAATFAEYVSLYSLDRTEGVLLRYLADAYRALRRTVPEDRRTEELEELVAWLGDLVRRTDSSLLDEWERLANPTDDTEPTAPDDDTPPPVTADPRVFRALVRGAMFRRVELVAREAWGALAALGDVDGDDRPWTADRWADAVDPYWDLHDEVLTGPAARGPALFQVTPSEGRGPGAGTWRVRQVLDDPAGDHDWRIDALVDLAASDEAGEVRLRVLEVGPL, from the coding sequence GTGCCCGACGCCCCCACCCTGACCGCCCGCCTGCCCCGGGGCGAGGCGGCGCACGACCCCGACGCCCTCTACGAGGCGTTCACCGGGTGGGCCGCCGACCAGGGCCTGCGCCTGTACCCCCACCAGGAGGAGGCGCTGCTCGAGCTCGTCTCGGATGCGCACGTGATCCTCTCGACCCCCACGGGTTCGGGGAAGTCCCTCGCCGCCGTGGCGGCGCACGCGGTGGCCCTCGCGCAGGGCCGCCGGTCCTTCTACACCGCGCCGATCAAGGCCCTGGTCAGCGAGAAGTTCTTCGCCCTCGTCGAGGTCTTCGGGTCCGAGAACGTCGGCATGATGACGGGCGACACGGCGGTCAACGCGCACGCGCCGATCGTGTGCTGCACGGCCGAGATCCTCGCGAACCTCGCGCTGCGCGACGGACCGGACACCGACGCCGGCCTCGTCGTCATGGACGAGTTCCACTACTACGCCGACCCGCAGCGGGGCTGGGCGTGGCAGGTGCCGCTGCTCGAGCTGCCGCGCACGCAGTTCCTGCTCATGTCGGCGACCCTGGGCGACGTCACGTTCTTCGAGGAGGACCTGCGTCGGCGCACCGGGCGCGAGGTGGCGGTCGTCGCGAACGCCGAGCGGCCCGTGCCCCTCACGTTCTCCTACGTGGTGGAGCCGCTGCACGAGCTGCTCGACGAGCTCGTGCAGACGCAGCGCGCACCCGTGTACGTCGTGCACTTCACGCAGAAGGAGGCGGTGGAGCGCGCGCAGTCCCTGATGTCGACGACGCTCGCGAGCCGCGCCCAGCGCGACGCGATCGCCGCCGAGCTGGGCGGCTTCCGGTTCGGCCCCGGCTTCGGCCGCACCCTCTCGCGCCTGCTGCGCCACGGCGTCGGCGTGCACCACGCGGGCATGCTGCCCAAGTACCGCCGGGTCGTGGAGCGGCTGACGCAGAAGGGCCTGCTGCCGGTGGTGTGCGGCACCGACACCCTCGGCGTCGGCATCAACGTGCCGATCCGCACGGTCGTGCTCACGTCGCTCGTGAAGTACGACGGGACGCGCATGCGGCACCTCAGCGCGCGCGAGTTCCACCAGATCGCGGGCCGGGCCGGCCGCGCCGGGTTCGACACCGTCGGCGAGGTCGTCGTCATGGCGCCCGAGCACGTGATCGAGAACCGCAAGGCGCTCCTCAAGGCCGGCGACGACCCGAAGAAGCAGCGGAAGATCGTCCGGAAGCAGGCCCCGGCGGGGCACGTGAACTGGACCGACAAGACGTACGAGCGGCTGCGCGACGCGCCCCCCGAGCCGCTGACGTCGAGCTTCCACGTCTCGCACGCCATGGTCCTGCACGTGCTGCAGCGCGGCCGCGACGGACGGGCCGACCCGATCGCCGTCATGACGCACCTGCTCACCGAGAACCACGAGCCGGAGGGCGCCCGCGCGCGGCACGTGCGGCGCGCGGTCGACGTGTACCGCTCGCTGCGCGCCGGCGGCGTGGTGGAGCGCCCGTGGGTCGACGACCCGTCGGCGCCGAAGGGCCGGCGCCGCACCGTGCAGCTCGTCGCGGACCTGCCCGCGACGTTCGCGCTCGACCAGGCCCTCTCGCCGTTCGCGTACGCCGCGCTCGACCTGCTCGACCCCGCGGACCCCGGGTACGCGCACGACGTGGTCTCGGTCATCGAGGCCACCCTCGACGACCCGCGCCAGGTCCTGGCCGCGCAGGAGAACCGGGCGCGCGGCGAGGCCGTCGCAGCGATGAAGGCCGACGGCCTGGAGTACGACGAGCGCATGGCGCTGCTCGAGGGCGTGACGTACCCGCGCCCGCTCGCCGAGCTCCTCGAGGCCACGTTCGCGACGTACCGGCGCACGAACCCGTGGGTCGCAGACCTGACCCTGTCGCCCAAGTCGGTCGTGCGCGACATGCACGAGCGCGCCGCGACGTTCGCCGAGTACGTCAGCCTCTACTCGCTCGACCGCACCGAGGGCGTCCTGCTGCGCTACCTCGCCGACGCGTACCGCGCGCTGCGCCGCACCGTGCCCGAGGACCGCCGCACCGAGGAGCTCGAGGAGCTCGTCGCGTGGCTCGGCGACCTGGTGCGCCGCACCGACTCGAGCCTGCTCGACGAGTGGGAGCGCCTCGCCAACCCCACGGACGACACCGAGCCGACGGCTCCGGACGACGACACCCCGCCGCCGGTCACCGCCGACCCGCGGGTGTTCCGCGCGCTCGTGCGGGGTGCGATGTTCCGCCGCGTCGAGCTCGTCGCGCGCGAGGCGTGGGGCGCCCTGGCCGCTCTCGGGGACGTCGACGGGGACGACCGGCCGTGGACGGCCGACCGCTGGGCCGACGCGGTGGACCCGTACTGGGACCTGCACGACGAGGTCCTCACCGGCCCGGCCGCCCGCGGCCCCGCGCTCTTCCAGGTGACGCCGTCCGAGGGCCGCGGCCCGGGCGCCGGGACCTGGCGCGTGCGCCAGGTGCTCGACGACCCCGCCGGGGACCACGACTGGCGGATCGACGCCCTCGTCGATCTCGCCGCCTCCGACGAGGCCGGTGAGGTGCGCCTGCGCGTCCTGGAGGTCGGCCCGCTCTGA
- the rnhA gene encoding ribonuclease HI, giving the protein MWTDGACKGNPGVGGWGAWMRSGPHERELFGGEELTTNNRMELTAVIEGLRALKRPSAVRLHVDSTYVMNGLTKWLAGWKRNGWRTGDKKPVKNQELWQALDAEVARHHVTWVWVKGHAGDPGNERADGLANKGVDAVRAGAL; this is encoded by the coding sequence ATGTGGACCGACGGCGCCTGCAAGGGCAACCCCGGGGTGGGCGGCTGGGGCGCGTGGATGCGCTCCGGCCCGCACGAGCGCGAGCTGTTCGGCGGCGAGGAGCTGACGACCAACAACCGCATGGAGCTCACGGCCGTCATCGAGGGCCTGCGCGCGCTCAAGCGACCCTCCGCCGTGCGCCTGCACGTCGACTCGACGTACGTCATGAACGGGCTCACGAAGTGGCTGGCCGGGTGGAAGCGCAACGGCTGGCGGACGGGGGACAAGAAGCCCGTGAAGAACCAGGAGCTGTGGCAGGCGCTCGACGCCGAGGTGGCCCGGCACCACGTCACGTGGGTGTGGGTGAAGGGGCACGCCGGCGACCCCGGCAACGAGCGCGCCGACGGGCTCGCCAACAAGGGTGTCGACGCCGTGCGGGCGGGCGCGCTGTGA
- a CDS encoding YccF domain-containing protein, with protein sequence MTTLLNVIWLVFAGAWLALGYVVAGVLCCLLVITIPFGIASFRIASYVLWPFGRTVVDKPTAGAWSTVGNVIWVLVAGIWLAAGHVATAIPLFVSIIGIPMGIANLKLIPVSLVPLGKEIVPTDRPFAAYGR encoded by the coding sequence GTGACCACCCTGCTCAACGTCATCTGGCTCGTGTTCGCGGGCGCGTGGCTGGCCCTCGGCTACGTCGTCGCGGGCGTCCTGTGCTGCCTGCTCGTGATCACCATCCCGTTCGGCATCGCGTCGTTCCGCATCGCGAGCTACGTGCTGTGGCCGTTCGGCCGGACCGTCGTCGACAAGCCGACCGCCGGTGCGTGGTCGACCGTCGGCAACGTCATCTGGGTGCTGGTGGCCGGCATCTGGCTCGCCGCCGGGCACGTCGCCACGGCGATCCCGCTGTTCGTGTCGATCATCGGCATCCCGATGGGCATCGCGAACCTCAAGCTGATCCCGGTCTCGCTGGTGCCGCTGGGCAAGGAGATCGTGCCGACGGACCGCCCGTTCGCCGCCTACGGACGCTGA
- a CDS encoding DUF202 domain-containing protein — protein MTGVAADSLAGERTALAWRRTALGLLGGSVAAGRLLAETWGPAGWSVAAGGTLLAVLVLVASHERRSAARHGSDGRSTPGGRLVTACAAGLVAVGAAAAAIVLTWRH, from the coding sequence GTGACGGGCGTCGCCGCGGACTCCCTCGCCGGCGAGCGGACCGCGCTCGCGTGGCGGCGGACCGCGCTCGGGCTGCTCGGCGGGTCCGTGGCCGCCGGCCGGCTCCTCGCCGAGACGTGGGGGCCTGCGGGCTGGTCGGTCGCCGCGGGCGGCACCCTGCTGGCGGTGCTCGTGCTCGTCGCGTCGCACGAGCGGCGCAGCGCGGCCCGGCACGGGTCCGACGGCCGGTCGACTCCCGGCGGCCGGCTCGTCACGGCCTGCGCGGCCGGCCTGGTCGCGGTCGGCGCCGCGGCCGCCGCGATCGTCCTCACCTGGCGGCACTGA
- a CDS encoding AMP-binding protein, with product MTSPTDAPLPAAWPDGVPRDVDVPDEPLTATLERTAREHPDRIAVDFLGRTTTWSEIADQAARGAAVLRDLGVGPGDRVALVLPNCTTHLVAFWAVLRLGAVVVEHNPTYTADELAHQLADSGATVAVVWEQAVPRVLEARDRTALQHVVAVDLSADLRAVARLALSLPVPSARRTRAAMRGPVPADVPHWHRLVRAARPLDASVPGPASGDVALLQYTGGTTGTPKGAVLLHRNLLANAIQGQAWTKARPGTEVVYAVLPFFHAFGLTLCLTYATRIAATLVVLPSFDPVRVLAAQKRRPGTFLPAVPPMLDRLAAAAEESGADLTSFRYAISGAMALPRATAERWERVTQGLVIEGYGMTETSPVALGNPMTADRRPGALGLPFPSTRVRVVDQEDPTREVAPGERGELLISGPQVFAGYWNRPEETAHQLLPDGWLRTGDVVQVEEDGFVVLVDRMKEMIVTGGFKVYPSQVEDHLRGMPGVQDVAVVGEPAGDLGESVVAAVVLDEGATGVDLAAVRAWCETRLARYALPRRLVVMTELPRSQVGKVLRRVVRETVLRRHG from the coding sequence GTGACGAGCCCCACCGACGCGCCCCTGCCCGCCGCCTGGCCGGACGGCGTCCCCCGGGACGTCGACGTGCCCGACGAGCCCCTGACCGCCACGCTCGAGCGCACCGCGCGCGAGCACCCCGACCGCATCGCCGTCGACTTCCTCGGCCGCACCACCACGTGGTCCGAGATCGCCGACCAGGCCGCCCGCGGCGCCGCCGTGCTGCGCGACCTCGGCGTCGGCCCCGGCGACCGCGTCGCCCTCGTGCTGCCCAACTGCACGACCCACCTCGTCGCCTTCTGGGCCGTGCTCCGGCTCGGTGCCGTGGTCGTCGAGCACAACCCGACGTACACCGCGGACGAGCTCGCGCACCAGCTCGCCGACAGCGGCGCCACGGTCGCGGTCGTGTGGGAGCAGGCCGTGCCGCGGGTGCTCGAGGCGCGTGACCGCACGGCCCTGCAGCACGTCGTCGCGGTCGACCTCAGCGCCGACCTGCGGGCCGTCGCGCGCCTGGCGCTGAGCCTGCCCGTGCCGTCCGCCCGCCGCACGCGCGCGGCGATGCGCGGGCCCGTGCCCGCCGACGTGCCGCACTGGCACCGGCTCGTGCGCGCGGCGCGCCCGCTCGACGCCTCCGTGCCCGGCCCCGCCTCGGGCGACGTCGCGCTGCTGCAGTACACCGGCGGCACGACCGGCACGCCCAAGGGGGCCGTGCTCCTGCACCGGAACCTGCTGGCCAACGCCATCCAGGGCCAGGCGTGGACGAAGGCCCGGCCGGGCACCGAGGTCGTCTACGCCGTGCTGCCGTTCTTCCACGCGTTCGGGCTGACGCTGTGCCTGACGTACGCGACGCGCATCGCCGCGACGCTGGTCGTGCTGCCGAGCTTCGACCCGGTGCGGGTCCTCGCCGCGCAGAAGCGGCGCCCCGGCACCTTCCTGCCCGCCGTCCCGCCGATGCTGGACCGGCTCGCCGCGGCGGCCGAGGAGTCCGGGGCCGACCTCACGTCGTTCCGGTACGCGATCAGCGGCGCGATGGCGCTGCCGCGCGCGACGGCCGAGCGCTGGGAGCGCGTCACGCAGGGGCTCGTCATCGAGGGCTACGGCATGACCGAGACGTCCCCCGTGGCGCTCGGGAACCCCATGACCGCGGACCGGCGCCCCGGGGCGCTCGGGCTGCCGTTCCCGTCCACGCGCGTGCGCGTCGTCGACCAGGAGGACCCCACGCGCGAGGTCGCACCCGGCGAGCGCGGCGAGCTCCTCATCTCCGGGCCGCAGGTCTTCGCCGGGTACTGGAACCGTCCCGAGGAGACGGCGCACCAGCTCCTGCCCGACGGCTGGCTGCGCACGGGTGACGTCGTGCAGGTCGAGGAGGACGGCTTCGTCGTCCTGGTCGACCGCATGAAGGAGATGATCGTGACCGGCGGCTTCAAGGTGTACCCGTCACAGGTCGAGGACCACCTGCGCGGCATGCCGGGCGTCCAGGACGTCGCCGTCGTCGGCGAGCCGGCCGGCGACCTGGGCGAGAGCGTCGTCGCCGCCGTGGTGCTCGACGAGGGGGCGACGGGCGTCGACCTCGCCGCCGTCCGCGCCTGGTGCGAGACCCGCCTCGCCCGCTACGCCCTCCCGCGCCGGCTCGTCGTGATGACCGAGCTGCCGCGCTCGCAGGTGGGCAAGGTCCTACGCCGCGTGGTGCGCGAGACGGTCCTGCGCCGGCACGGCTGA